A stretch of the Nicotiana tabacum cultivar K326 chromosome 6, ASM71507v2, whole genome shotgun sequence genome encodes the following:
- the LOC142182248 gene encoding serine/threonine-protein phosphatase 7 long form homolog, translating to MDFPPPAHPGPAEDQLLVLQGDHRSSFVWEGQLSMQPLRPRRPDDLWEFIGEHPFHARVVARLQATGFYTIFELGWMQLDWSLITALVEQWRPETHTSHLPTGEATITLEDVQVLYGLRVYGRAVALPQYIRSMTRAQFLDMMMHFTGYRPQGDVGDSRVALSTIRGHMAFLYPHITSEMEDLHIKRYTRLALLLLFGCVLFPNTSGSKVSMRFLHHLQELDGLPQYSWGAAAIGHHHLYQLGQEMQQHTDIPAVVDYGRRVAQLARRTVFQARDAVRLDHEAQYATSEDYHQGRGVPQGRDRAQ from the exons atggactttcCTCCGCCTGCGCATCCCGGACCTGCTGAGGATCAGCTACTAGTGTTGCAGGGCGACCATAGGTCCTCATTTGTATGGGAGGGACAACTATCGATGCAGCCTCTCCGCCCCAGGAGACCTGACGATTTATGGGAGTTCATCGGGGAGCATCCTTTCCATGCCCGCGTAGTCGCGCGCTTACAGGCTACGGGCTTCTATACGATTTTTGAGCTTGGATGGATGCAACTTGATTGGTCTCTCATCACGGCCTTGGTAGAGCAGTGGCGACCGGAGACACACACTTCTCACTTGCCCACTGGAGAGGCAACCATCACGCtggaggatgttcaggttttgtatGGGTTGCGCGTATATGGACGGGCCGTAGCACTGCCCCAGTACATTAGATCCATGACGCGTGCACAATTTTTGGATATGATGATGCATTTTACTGGTTATAGACCTCAGGGTGACGTTGGGGATAGTCGCGTTGCTTTGTCAACCATCAGAGGTCATATGGCGTTTTTGTACCCACACATTACCAGCGAGATGGAGGATCTCCATATTAAGAGGTACACGCGGTTGGCGCTGCTCCTGCTTTTCGGgtgtgtcttgttcccgaacacttcggggagtaaagtgagtatgcGCTTTCTCCATCATCTTCAGGAGTTGGATGGTTTACCCCAGTACAGttggggtgctgct GCTATTGGGCATCATCACCTCTACCAGTTGGGACAGGAGATGCAACAGCATACCGACATCCCTGCAGTCGTTGACTATGGCCGGCGGGTGGCACAGTTGGCTCGTCGGACAGTGTTTCAGGCGAGAGATGCCGTGAGGTTGGACCACGAGGCTCAGTATGCGACGTCAGAGGACTACCATCAGGGTAGGGGTGTCCCACAAGGCAGGGATAGGGCACAATAG